Proteins encoded within one genomic window of Rhododendron vialii isolate Sample 1 chromosome 1a, ASM3025357v1:
- the LOC131317749 gene encoding UDP-N-acetylglucosamine transferase subunit ALG14 isoform X1, translating to MLAMENGINCCFSASASNVYIYFITIAIALVVIRVSYVIYRSIKPLHTKSPQPLSTLIVLGSGGHTAEMLNLLSVLHTDSFTPRFYIAAATDNMSLQKAHLFENSVIDKEFRMAALKCKLSLVSATLLYKTGVLENAQFMQIYRSREVGQSYLTSIGTTLMAIAHALWLMIKIRPQVILCNGPGTCLPLCVIAFFFKVVGIRWSSTFYVESIARVRRLSLTGLLLYELHMADKFFVQWPQLQRKYPRAHYVGCLM from the exons ATGCTTGCAATGGAGAATGGCATTAACTGTTGCTTCTCTGCTTCAGCATCGAATGTGTACATTTATTTCATTACTATCGCTATTGCACTTGTTGTGATACGGGTTTCGTATGTCATATACCGGAGTATCAAACCACTTCATACTAAGTCTCCACAACCTCTTAGTACTCTCATTGTTCTCGGTTCAG GAGGTCATACAGCAGAGATGCTCAATCTGTTATCTGTGCTGCATACAGACAGCTTTACTCCTAGATTTTACATTGCAGCCGCCACAGATAATATGAGTCTTCAGAAGGCACACTTGTTTGAGAATTCCGTGATTGACAAG GAATTCAGAATGGCTGCCCTAAAATGTAAGCTATCGCTTGTTTCAGCTACTCTATTATATAAG ACAGGGGTGCTAGAAAATGCCCAGTTTATGCAAATATACCGAAGCCGTGAAGTAGGCCAGTCATACTTAACCTCTATCGGGACAACCTTAATGGCTATTGCTCATGCTCTCTGGCTAATGATTAAAATCAGACCCCAAGTG ATTCTATGCAACGGCCCTGGAACTTGTTTACCTCTATGTGTGATTGCATTCTTTTTCAAG GTTGTGGGCATTAGATGGTCATCTACCTTTTACGTTGAGAGTATAGCGAGGGTGAGGAGGCTATCTTTAACTGGCTTGCTTCTTTACGAGTTACACATGGCGGATAAATTCTTTGTACAATGGCCACAACTACAAAGGAAGTATCCTCGGGCTCATTATGTGGGTTGCCTCATGTAG
- the LOC131317783 gene encoding uncharacterized protein LOC131317783, whose amino-acid sequence MPPLHGPQGYAFMELVLAFQENLAPAQSTLASGTMTALVTLLAGSGMVGAMKAFRMSPIFKMIACRHREVDVVRELGQPPTKPSCSLQKSKTSRRFHRDDNYCSLMNNHTSPIIMTNRTSTRLHKKPAFCSPHNIHILACCHRALDVGGA is encoded by the exons ATGCCACCTCTACATGGCCCACAAGGCTATGCATTTATGGAGCTGGTCCTTGCATTCCAAGAAAATCTGGCTCCCGCGCAAAGCACCCTGGCTAGTGGTACTATGACTGCCCTGGTGACCCT CCTTGCCGGGAGTGGAATGGTTGGTGCAATGAAAGCATTCCGAATGTCACCCATTTTCAAGATGATAG CATGTCGTCACCGGGAGGTGGACGTGGTAAGGGAATTAGGTCAACCCCCCACAAAGCCATCTTGCAGCCTTCAGAAGAGCAAAACTTCTCGCAGGTTTCACCGCGACGACAATTATTGCAGTCTTATGAACAACCACACTTCTCCCATTATTATGACCAACCGAACTTCGACCAGGCTGCACAAGAAGCCAGCTTTTTGCAGTCCTCACAACATACACATACTAGCATGTTGTCACCGAGCGTTGGACGTGGGAGGGGCATGA
- the LOC131317749 gene encoding uncharacterized protein LOC131317749 isoform X2, with the protein MLAMENGINCCFSASASNVYIYFITIAIALVVIRVSYVIYRSIKPLHTKSPQPLSTLIVLGSGGHTAEMLNLLSVLHTDSFTPRFYIAAATDNMSLQKAHLFENSVIDKTGVLENAQFMQIYRSREVGQSYLTSIGTTLMAIAHALWLMIKIRPQVILCNGPGTCLPLCVIAFFFKVVGIRWSSTFYVESIARVRRLSLTGLLLYELHMADKFFVQWPQLQRKYPRAHYVGCLM; encoded by the exons ATGCTTGCAATGGAGAATGGCATTAACTGTTGCTTCTCTGCTTCAGCATCGAATGTGTACATTTATTTCATTACTATCGCTATTGCACTTGTTGTGATACGGGTTTCGTATGTCATATACCGGAGTATCAAACCACTTCATACTAAGTCTCCACAACCTCTTAGTACTCTCATTGTTCTCGGTTCAG GAGGTCATACAGCAGAGATGCTCAATCTGTTATCTGTGCTGCATACAGACAGCTTTACTCCTAGATTTTACATTGCAGCCGCCACAGATAATATGAGTCTTCAGAAGGCACACTTGTTTGAGAATTCCGTGATTGACAAG ACAGGGGTGCTAGAAAATGCCCAGTTTATGCAAATATACCGAAGCCGTGAAGTAGGCCAGTCATACTTAACCTCTATCGGGACAACCTTAATGGCTATTGCTCATGCTCTCTGGCTAATGATTAAAATCAGACCCCAAGTG ATTCTATGCAACGGCCCTGGAACTTGTTTACCTCTATGTGTGATTGCATTCTTTTTCAAG GTTGTGGGCATTAGATGGTCATCTACCTTTTACGTTGAGAGTATAGCGAGGGTGAGGAGGCTATCTTTAACTGGCTTGCTTCTTTACGAGTTACACATGGCGGATAAATTCTTTGTACAATGGCCACAACTACAAAGGAAGTATCCTCGGGCTCATTATGTGGGTTGCCTCATGTAG